In Bufo gargarizans isolate SCDJY-AF-19 chromosome 6, ASM1485885v1, whole genome shotgun sequence, a single genomic region encodes these proteins:
- the LOC122941891 gene encoding uncharacterized protein LOC122941891, translating to MEDHRPCMSPVKEEIRTPERCPSPLLPQDNSAEHHYVLQYGQVDGDKVIKMEDHRPCTSPVKKEIRTPERCPSPLLLQDGSEEHHYVLQYGSEEHHNVPQDDQVDEYKGIMMEDPWPLISPVKEEIRTPERWTSGESQRDGRSILAAASKMEKRDALCELTPPTPRLSTIFYASFVAVNIEYHENETNHPPEPTLNTNDVHHLVDAKHTLLLPPPPP from the exons atggaggatcaccggcctTGTAtgtcaccag ttaaggaagagataagaacaccggagagatgtcccagtcctctcctTCCACAGGATAATTCAGCAGAACATCACTATGTCCTACAGTATggtcaggtagatggagataaggtcatcaagatggaggatcaccggcctTGTAcgtcaccag taaagaaagagataagaacaccggagagatgtcccagtcctcttcttctacaggatggttcagaagaacatcactatGTCCTACAGtatggttcagaagaacatcacaatgtcccacaggatgatcaggtagatgaaTATAAGGGCATCATGATGGAGGATCCCTGGCCCCTcatatcaccag taaaggaagagataagaacaccggagagat GGACTTCAGGTGAAAGCCAAAGGGATGGCAGAAGTATTCTGGCCGCAGCCAGTAAAATGGAGAAGAGAGATGCTTTGTGTGAGTTAACTCCTCCAACTCCAAGA CTTTCCACCATATTTTATGCATCATTCGTAGCAGTGAATATTGAGTACCATGAGAATGAAACGAACCATCCTCCAGAGCCGACACTAAACACGAACGATGTA CACCATCTAGTGGATGCAAAACATACTCTGCTTCTGCCGCCTCCACCTCCATAA